CAGCTACGGCGCCCGGATCCGCTGGCCGTCCGGCCTCTCCGAGGAGACCCTGCTGGCCGGCACGACGCGGACCGGCGCGCCGACGGGCACCGTGCCGGTCCGGGCCGACGGCATGGAGGTCGGCGTCTGGCGCTACCCGTTCGACCCCGAGCTGCCCGGCCTGGCCCACGCCACCCTGGCCGCACCCGTCGCCCGCCTGCTCGGCCGCGACGCCGCCGACGTCCACCTCCAGGTGCGGGCGTTCCGCCCGGGCAAGCGCGCCGTCGTCCACGCCCGGTGGCCGGGGGGCGAGGCGTACGTGAAGGTGCTCCCGCCCCGACGGACAGGCGCGATCGTGGCCCGGCACGACGCCCTCCTCGCGTTCGGGCTGCCGGTCCCGGCTGTCCTCGGCGCCGACGAGGCACGGGGGCTCGTCGCCCTCGCCGCCCTCCCCGGCGCCGACCTGCGCGAGCGACTCGTGCGCGGCGACGGGCCGGTCCCCGCGGGCCAGGAGGTGCTCGCCCTCGTCGACGACGTGGCGCGTGCCCACGTGCCACCACCGGACCGCGACCGTGCCGGGCTGCTCGACGGCGCCGCGCACCACGCGGCGCTCGTGCGGCGCGTGCGGCCCGAATCCTCCGGGGCGCTCGACGAGGTGCTCGGTCGCCTCGCCGCTGCACCCCGGCCGGTCGAGCTCACCACCGTCCACGGTGACCTCCACGAGGCGCAGATCCGCGTCGACGACGCCGGGCACGTCATCGGCGTGCTCGACGTCGACGACGTCGGTCCCGGGGACCCGGCCGACGACCCCGCCCGAGCCGTCGCCCACCTGGTCGCCCTCGGCCTCACGCACCCGCCGAGCGCCGGACGCTGCCGCGCCCTGGCCGCCGAGCTCCACGCCGGCGCGGTGCGACGCCACGGCCCGGACGTCGTCGATCCGCGCGTGGCCGCGGCCCTCGTCGGCCTGGCGACCGGCCCGTTCCGTGCGCAGGACCAGGACTGGCCCCAGGGGACCGACCGGCTCGTCCACCTCGCGCTCGCCTGGTCGCGGGGCAGCGCCACCGGTGGCCTCGATGAGAGGACCCTCAGGTCGGCCTCATGACCTCCCCATCCCCCGATGGGACAACGGACCCAGCGGTGGAGGACACCGCACACCCAGCCCAAGGAGAACGACACCGATGATGGATCACCTGAGGAACCAGCCCAAGTGGAAGGTCGCCGTGGCCGGCGGGACCCTCGCCGGCTTCGCCGTCGGCGGCGTGCTCGGCGGCGGCGTCGCCTTCGGCGGCAGCGACGACGGCGACACCGCCGACACCCGGTCGGTGCGCCTGGCGTCCACCGACCCGCTGGCGTCGCTCGCCTCGCCCACGTCCACCACGATCCGGGCGTCGATCGCGTCACCGGCCTCCCCCCTGACGCCGGCGTCGATCGCCAGCCCCGCCACGCCGGCCTCGGTCGCCAGCCCGGCGTCGCCGGTGTCGATCGCGAGCCCCGAGCCCGCTCCGGCGCCCGCCCCGCCCCCGGCGCCCGCCCCGGCGCCGGCGAGCATCAGCCCCCAGAGCCCCCCGTCGGTCCAGAGCGTGGCCAGCGCGGCGTCCGTCGACAGCCCCTGATGGCATCGACCCGCTCGTGAGCCCGGGCCGCGCCGCTGCGGCCCGGGCTCCGGGCTGTCCGTGCTCCGGGCGGTCCCGGCCCTCAGTAGAGCCGGACCGCGGCCTCGGGAGCCTGCGGCGGTGACGCCGGACCCGAGGTCGACGGTGGCCCGCCGAGCGTCGCCGTCCCGACCGACTGACCGGCCGCGGCGCCATGTCCGCGGTGGTCGAACCGCCAGAGGAAGGTCGCCATCTCGCCCCGGGTGACGGCGGCATCGGGGGCGAAGCGGTCGCTCCCGCCCACGCCCGTGGTGATCCCCTCAGCGGCCAGCCAGCGCACCGCTGTGGCGTAGAACGCGCCGTGGGCCACGTCGGCGAAGAGCGGCCCCCCGCTCGCAGGAGCGCCCGCGTGGCGCCAGAGGAACGTGGCCATCTCGCCCCGGGTGACGGGGGCTTCGGGGGCGAAGCGGTCGCTCCCGCCCACGCCCGTGGTGATCCCCTCACCGGCCAGCCAGCGCACCGCCGTGGCGTAGAACGCGCCGTGGGCCACGTCGGCGAAGAGCGGCCCCCCGCTCGCAGGAGCGCCCGCGTGGCGCCAGAGGAACGTGGCCATCTCGCCCCGGGTGACCGAGGCCGCGGGGGCGAAGCGGTCGCTCCCGCCGACGCCGGTGGTGACCCCCTCGGCCGCGAGCCAGCGCACCGGCTCGGCGTAGAACGCGTCGCCCGGCACGTCGACGAAGCCCGGGTGCGACCACGACACGTCGGACTCGCGGCCGAGGATCGTCGGTCCGTCCACCGTGAACGTCACCGGCTCGACGTGGAGCGCCCGGCGGCCGCCGCTGCCGTAGGACGTCCGGCCCGGCTCCCACCCGTGGTAGGCGAGGATCGCCCGCCCGCCCGTCGGGCAGGGCGGCGACGCTGGCGCCTCCGATGCCCGCTGCGTGGTCCGTGCGGGACAGCCACGGCCCGCCCACCGTCCGCTTGTCGCAGGGCCACGTCGGGCCCTCGCACGTCGCGAACCCCACGCCGTAGGTCCCGGACTCCCAGTCGTTCGCCGAGTAGAGCAGCCAGGCGCGGCCGGCGGCCGCGACCATCTCGGGCTGCTCGACCAGGTGGCCCTCCCACAACCGGTCCCGGCCGAGGAGCTCGTGCTCCGGTCCCACGACGTCGGTGCCGTCCGCGGTCAGCTGGCGCGACCACAGGCGCGACGAGCGGAGGCCGAGGGCGTTCTCGTCGCTCTTGTAGAGGAGCCACGGCACGCCGTCGGCGTCGACGAACACCGACGGGTCGATCGACCCACCGAGGTGGCCCTGGCACGCGATCGGATGCCCGCGCTCGTCGACGAAGGGTCCGGTCGGCGTGGCCGCCGTCGCGACCCCGATGCACTGGAGGGTGCCGGCATCGGCCACGCGCGCCGTGTAGTAGAGGACCCAGGTGGCACCGAAGCGGTGCACGTCGGGCGCCCAGGTGGCGCCGGGCACCGCCCACCCCCCGAGCTCGGGCAGCACGTCGCCGGTCTGCTCCCACGTGGTGCCGCCGTCGGTCGAGCGGTAGGAGGGGACGTTGAGCAGCGCGCCCCAGGCGGCGACGTTGGTGGAGTAGAGGCGCAGCACGTCGCCGTCCGCGACGAGCGCGGGGTCGGCGACGTCCCAGTCGAGCGCCGGCGGCACGGCGGACGCCACCTGCGGCGAGAACAGGCTCACGACGGTCGCGACGGCCGCGACGAGCAGGCGCGGGGAGCGACGGCGTGGCACGACTCCGTGGTCGGAGCCGGCGGCCGCCACCTGAGGGCTCGTCGACCGCTCCTCGCCGATGTGATCGATGCCACACCCGCGGCCCTACCGATCCGGGCCGGGGCGGACGTAGATTCCCCCTGCCCCGGTCCGGGGCGTTCGGCGTCGATCACACACGGAGCCCCGCATGCTCGCCCGACTCGGTCGTCTGTGCTTCCGCCGGCGGCGGCTCGTCGTCGTCGCCTGGCTGGCGCTGGTCCTCGGCGTGCACGCCGCGGGCCAGGTCACCGGCACCAGCTACGACGACGCGTTCAACATCCCGGCCTCGGAGAGCCGCGACGGCTTCGACCTGATCGACGAGCACTTCGGCGACGTCGGCAACGGCTTCGGGGGCACGATCGTCTTCCGCAGCGAGCGGGGCGTCGACGACCCCGCGGTGCGCCGGGCGATGGAGGAGATGTTCGCTCGCGCCGCCGAGCTCGAGGGCGTCGTCGTGTCGAGCCCCTACGACGACCCGCTCGGGCTCCACACCAGCCCCGACGGCACGGTCGCCTACGCCGAGGTCAACCTCGTCGGCGAGGTCGACCAGACCCGCGGCACCGAGATCGGCGACGACCTGCGCCGGCTCGCGCCGGAGCTCGACGGGCTCACCGTCGAGATCGGCGGGGCGATCCTCGGTGAGTTCGAGCCCCCGAACGCCGAGCTGATCGGTCTGGCCTTCGCCATCGTCGTCCTCATCCTCTCGTTCGGCTCGGTCCTCGCGATGGGCCTGCCGATCGGCGTCGCCCTGTTCGGCGTCGCCACGGGCGCGGGGATCATCGCCCTGGTGTCGAACCTCACATCCATCCCCGACCTCACCACGATGCTCGGGGCGATGATCGGGCTCGGCGTCGGCATCGACTACGCCCTCTTCATCGTCACCCGCTACCGCGAGGGCACCCACCACGGCCACGACCCCGAGGAGGCCACCCTCCTCGCCATCGACTCGGCCGGTCGGGCGGTGCTCTTCGCGGGCACGACGGTCGTCATCTCGCTCCTCGGCATGCTCATCATCGGCCTGCCCTTCATCTCCGGCATGGCGATCGGCGCCTCGGCCACGGTGGCGATGACGATGGCCGCCTCGGTCACGCTCCTGCCGGCGCTGCTCGGCTTCGCCCAGCACCGGGTCGAGGTCACCCGGTGGCGCGGTCTCATCGCCGCGGGGTTCGTCGCGCTCGCGCTGCTCGGGGCGGGCATCGGCGTGCAGCCCCTGCTCGTCGGCGCCCCGCTCGCCGTCGTGGTCCTGCTCGCCGGCGTCGCGGTGGCGCCGCTGCGGCGCGAGGTGCCGCGCCGGCCGCCGCGGCCGGTGCGCGAGACGCTGCCGCACCGGTGGAGCCGCCTCGTCCAGTCGCGGCCGTGGGTCGGGCTGCTCGCCGGCGCCGCCTTCCTCGTCGTGCTCGCGGTGCCGGTCCTCGACCTGCAGCTCGGGTTCTCCGACGAGGGCAACTTCCCGACCTCGACGACGACGCGACGGGCCTACGACCTGCTCGCCGAGGGGTTCGGGCCGGGCGTGAACGGGCCGCTCGTGGTCGTCGCCGAGGCCGATGGCGCCGGCGGCGCGGTCGGGGCCCAGCAGGTCGCCGACGCCGTCGCGGCGGCCGACGGCGTCGCCCAGGTGTTCCCGGTGTTCCCGAGCGACCTGGCCGCGCCCACCGACGCGCCGGCGTTCCTCGTCCAGGTCATCCCGTCGACCTCACCCCAGGACCCGGCGACCGCGGCGCTCGTCGAGCGGCTGCGTGACGACGTGATCCCGGCGGCGGCGGAGGGGACCGGCCTCGAGGTGCGCCTGACGGGCGCGGTGGCCGCCAACATCGACTTCACCGAGTACCTCGAGGGCCGCATGCCCTGGTTCTTCGGTGCCGTCCTCGCGCTGTCGTTCCTGCTCCTGATGGCCGTCTTCCGCTCGCTGCTCGTGCCGATCAAGGCCGTCGTCATGAACCTCCTGTCGATCGCCTCGGCGTACGGCGTCGTCGTCGCGGTGTTCCAGTGGGGCTGGTTCGGCGACCTGTTCGGGATCGCCGGCGCACCGATCGAGCCGTTCGTCCCGATGATGCTGTTCGCCATCGTCTTCGGCCTCTCGATGGACTACGAGGTCTTCCTGCTCTCCCGGGTCAAGGAGGAGTTCGACCGCACCGGCGATCCGGTCGGCTCGGTGGCCGACGGCCTGGCGGCGACGGCTCGGGTGATCACCGCTGCGGCGGCGATCATGGTCGTCGTCTTCGGCAGCTTCGTGTTCGAGGACGACCGGATCATCAAGCTCTTCGGGCTCGGCCTCGCCGCCGCGGTGCTGCTCGACGCCAGCGTCGTCCGCATGCTGCTCGTGCCCTCGACGATGGCCCTGCTCGGCCGCCGCAACTGGTGGCTGCCGGCGTGGCTCGACCGGCTCCTGCCCCGCATCGACGTGGAGGGCCCGGCGCACGAGCCGGACGACGACCTCACGCAGGGCGAGAGCCCCGCCGCGGAAGGTGAGCTGTCGGCCTCCGGGGCGGTCAGCCGCTGACGGTCGGGCCGCCATGTCGTGTGCACGCTGCACATGACATCGTGCCGTGGCGGGCAGGGGGCTGCGACCGCTCTCACCTGGGGCGACGGGGTGTACGACGTCATGTGACGAACATGACGATCATGTGACGGTCGGGGTGCACCGGAAGGCGTGTGCTAGCCCTGAACTGCTGCCAGGGCAATCGCCGCGACGCGACCAACCTGCTGCGCACCACCCCTTCGGGGGAGGTGGGTCGATTGGTGACGGGGCGTCGTGGGGCAGGTTCCTGGCGCGACGTGTCCCCGACCAAAGGTCTCACCAATGACCCCTTCACGACATCGACGACCCACGATCCTGTGGCGCGTCCTGGCGCTGCTCGCGGCGTTCACCCTGATCGCCGCGGCCTGCGGCGACGACGACGGCGATGACGGCGGCGACGACGGCGCCGCCTCGAACGGCGGGAGCGAGAGCTCCGGCGAGGGCGGCGACCTGCTGGCGGAGCTCCAGGAGAGCGGCTCGATCACCATCGGCGTCGCGAACGAGGTCCCCTTCGGCTTCGTCGGCGAGGACGGCGAGCCCACCGGCATCGCCCCCGACGTCGCCCGTGAGGTCCTCGCGGAGCTCGGCATCGAGGAGATCGAGGTCGACGTCGTCGAGTTCGGCAACCTCATCGGTGGTCTCCAGGCCGGCCAGTTCGACCTGATCGCCGCCGGCATGTACATCACGCCGGAGCGGGCCGAGCAGATCCTGTTCTCGGACCCGGACTACTGCGTGGCCGAGGGCCTCGCCGTGCCCGAGGGCAACCCCGAGGGCGTCGTCGACTACTCCTCGTTCGTCGACAACTCGGACCTGACCCTGGCCGTCGCCACCGGCACGGTGGAGGTCGGCTACGCCGAGGACGCCGGCATCCCGGACGACCAGATCCAGGAGTTCGCCGACATCGACGGCATGTACTCCGCCCTCGAGGCCGGTGAGGTGGACGCCGTGTCCGGCACCGCCGCCACCGTGCAGCGCCAGGTCGCCGTCCGTTCGGGCATGGAGGCCGTCGAGCCCTTCTTCCCGGTCGACGAGAACGGCGAAGAGGTCCTGCCCTGCGGCGCCTACGGCTTCCGCAACGAGAACCAGGCGTTCCGCGACGCCTTCAACGACGTGCTGAACGAGATGCGCGAGAGCGGTCGCACCATCGAGATCATCACGGAGTACGAGGACTTCTCCGAGGCGGACGTGGAGAAGGCCAACGAGCTCACCCTCGAGGACTTCCTCGACTGAGAGCTGACCCGGTTCGCACGAGCCGCACGCGAGGTCCCCGGCGCCCCTGTGGTGCCGGGGACCTCCCGTCAGCTCTCGGCACAAGTGAGGTGAGATGGGTGATCTGATCCTGGAGGGCCGCCAGTACGAGTCCCTGATCGAGGGGGCGCAGCTGACGCTGCAGATCCTGGCCTACTCGTTCGTGCTGGGGGTGCTGCTCTCGCTGTTCGTGGGCATCGGTCGCCTCTCGCACCGCCGCTGGGTGCGGGGCGCCGCGCTCGTCTACGTCGAGCTGGCACGCGGCATCTCGTCGATCGTCCTGCTCTTCATCGTCGCCTACGCCCTGCCCATCCTCCTCGACATCCCGCAGGCGTCCCTCGTGATGCTCGCGAGCCTGGCCCTCGGCGTGAACATGGGCGGGTACGGC
This portion of the Actinomarinicola tropica genome encodes:
- a CDS encoding MMPL family transporter, translated to MLARLGRLCFRRRRLVVVAWLALVLGVHAAGQVTGTSYDDAFNIPASESRDGFDLIDEHFGDVGNGFGGTIVFRSERGVDDPAVRRAMEEMFARAAELEGVVVSSPYDDPLGLHTSPDGTVAYAEVNLVGEVDQTRGTEIGDDLRRLAPELDGLTVEIGGAILGEFEPPNAELIGLAFAIVVLILSFGSVLAMGLPIGVALFGVATGAGIIALVSNLTSIPDLTTMLGAMIGLGVGIDYALFIVTRYREGTHHGHDPEEATLLAIDSAGRAVLFAGTTVVISLLGMLIIGLPFISGMAIGASATVAMTMAASVTLLPALLGFAQHRVEVTRWRGLIAAGFVALALLGAGIGVQPLLVGAPLAVVVLLAGVAVAPLRREVPRRPPRPVRETLPHRWSRLVQSRPWVGLLAGAAFLVVLAVPVLDLQLGFSDEGNFPTSTTTRRAYDLLAEGFGPGVNGPLVVVAEADGAGGAVGAQQVADAVAAADGVAQVFPVFPSDLAAPTDAPAFLVQVIPSTSPQDPATAALVERLRDDVIPAAAEGTGLEVRLTGAVAANIDFTEYLEGRMPWFFGAVLALSFLLLMAVFRSLLVPIKAVVMNLLSIASAYGVVVAVFQWGWFGDLFGIAGAPIEPFVPMMLFAIVFGLSMDYEVFLLSRVKEEFDRTGDPVGSVADGLAATARVITAAAAIMVVVFGSFVFEDDRIIKLFGLGLAAAVLLDASVVRMLLVPSTMALLGRRNWWLPAWLDRLLPRIDVEGPAHEPDDDLTQGESPAAEGELSASGAVSR
- a CDS encoding S-layer homology domain-containing protein, coding for MAHGAFYATAVRWLAGEGITTGVGGSDRFAPEAPVTRGEMATFLWRHAGAPASGGPLFADVAHGAFYATAVRWLAAEGITTGVGGSDRFAPDAAVTRGEMATFLWRFDHRGHGAAAGQSVGTATLGGPPSTSGPASPPQAPEAAVRLY
- the ehuB gene encoding ectoine/hydroxyectoine ABC transporter substrate-binding protein EhuB; protein product: MTPSRHRRPTILWRVLALLAAFTLIAAACGDDDGDDGGDDGAASNGGSESSGEGGDLLAELQESGSITIGVANEVPFGFVGEDGEPTGIAPDVAREVLAELGIEEIEVDVVEFGNLIGGLQAGQFDLIAAGMYITPERAEQILFSDPDYCVAEGLAVPEGNPEGVVDYSSFVDNSDLTLAVATGTVEVGYAEDAGIPDDQIQEFADIDGMYSALEAGEVDAVSGTAATVQRQVAVRSGMEAVEPFFPVDENGEEVLPCGAYGFRNENQAFRDAFNDVLNEMRESGRTIEIITEYEDFSEADVEKANELTLEDFLD
- a CDS encoding aminoglycoside phosphotransferase family protein, with the protein product MDVDDALLPAAPHLTGPGARAVLAPVVEAHGGELVDVRPGQVLYRPGRDVIVSYGARIRWPSGLSEETLLAGTTRTGAPTGTVPVRADGMEVGVWRYPFDPELPGLAHATLAAPVARLLGRDAADVHLQVRAFRPGKRAVVHARWPGGEAYVKVLPPRRTGAIVARHDALLAFGLPVPAVLGADEARGLVALAALPGADLRERLVRGDGPVPAGQEVLALVDDVARAHVPPPDRDRAGLLDGAAHHAALVRRVRPESSGALDEVLGRLAAAPRPVELTTVHGDLHEAQIRVDDAGHVIGVLDVDDVGPGDPADDPARAVAHLVALGLTHPPSAGRCRALAAELHAGAVRRHGPDVVDPRVAAALVGLATGPFRAQDQDWPQGTDRLVHLALAWSRGSATGGLDERTLRSAS